The following are encoded together in the Pedobacter steynii genome:
- the lipB gene encoding lipoyl(octanoyl) transferase LipB has translation MNKKVQFTDWGLTDYQEAWDKQELIFNQTIAVKTDNRNNNTLIETPNNLIFVEHPHVYTLGKSGHPENLLLDEQGLVEKKATYYKINRGGDITYHGPGQIVGYPILDLDNFFTDIHLYLRTLEDAIILTLKDYGISSGRYPGFTGVWLDADNEKARKICAMGVRCSRWVTMHGFAFNVNVDLDYFKNIVPCGIDDKDVTSMQRELGRELDMEEVKLVLKGHIASLFRMEMF, from the coding sequence ATGAATAAGAAAGTACAATTCACAGATTGGGGGCTGACTGATTATCAGGAGGCCTGGGATAAGCAGGAGCTGATTTTTAATCAGACAATCGCGGTCAAAACCGATAACAGGAATAACAATACCCTGATTGAAACACCCAATAACCTGATTTTTGTAGAACACCCACATGTGTATACGCTGGGGAAAAGTGGACATCCCGAAAATCTGTTGCTGGATGAGCAGGGCCTAGTAGAAAAGAAAGCAACTTATTATAAAATTAACCGTGGAGGAGACATCACTTATCACGGTCCGGGGCAAATTGTGGGATACCCGATCCTCGATCTTGATAACTTCTTTACCGACATTCATCTTTACCTGAGAACATTGGAAGATGCAATTATCCTGACACTCAAAGATTATGGAATCTCCTCCGGAAGATACCCCGGATTTACAGGGGTCTGGCTGGATGCGGATAATGAGAAAGCCAGGAAGATCTGCGCAATGGGTGTAAGGTGCAGTCGCTGGGTAACCATGCATGGCTTCGCTTTTAATGTGAATGTCGATCTTGATTATTTTAAGAATATCGTTCCCTGTGGGATAGACGATAAAGATGTGACTTCTATGCAAAGAGAGCTGGGCCGTGAATTGGATATGGAAGAAGTGAAATTGGTACTGAAAGGCCACATTGCCAGTCTGTTCCGGATGGAGATGTTCTGA
- a CDS encoding DUF5684 domain-containing protein — MDYTSEQSAAMAGIGAVAGIIYLALVVLIIASLWKVFVKAGKPGWASLIPIYNIIVLLEIIGKPTIWILWMLIPCVNIYFGIWAMNLLSKSFGKSEGFTAGLLLLPIVFYPILGFGDARYLGPSAAEAQPGYAGGTTNPFGTNNPFGTNDPFNKPPTTPQA; from the coding sequence ATGGATTACACTTCAGAACAATCAGCCGCAATGGCTGGAATCGGCGCTGTTGCTGGGATTATTTATCTCGCTCTCGTAGTGCTCATTATTGCTTCATTATGGAAGGTTTTTGTTAAAGCCGGGAAACCAGGCTGGGCATCACTTATTCCAATTTATAACATTATTGTCCTGCTCGAAATCATTGGTAAGCCAACCATTTGGATTCTTTGGATGCTGATCCCTTGTGTAAATATTTACTTCGGAATCTGGGCAATGAACCTGTTAAGCAAAAGCTTTGGTAAGAGTGAAGGCTTTACCGCCGGGCTGTTATTATTGCCTATCGTATTCTATCCGATCTTAGGATTTGGAGATGCAAGATATCTGGGCCCTTCAGCAGCAGAAGCGCAGCCGGGTTATGCTGGTGGTACGACTAATCCATTTGGTACGAACAACCCGTTCGGTACAAATGATCCGTTTAATAAACCTCCAACCACACCTCAAGCATAA
- a CDS encoding carboxypeptidase-like regulatory domain-containing protein, with the protein MKRKLFYPFLLIAGICLAFASRIDGDPFEALLERMKAYNKKYAQEKVHLHLDKPYYAVGDNIWFKAYIINTETQEPSDISRILYVELINERDSLKKQLRLPVGGGITWGDFKLPDSLAEGNYRIRAYTQWMRNAGPEFFFDKTIKIGNSWSNTVFTNTSYTYTKENSGEKVEAKIEFKDKNGKPYAGNDVRYEVQLNFRSLFKGKALTNAEGIASLSFLNTQPSLYKSGKILATITLSDQKKITKEIPLRTTSKDVDVQFFAESGNFVEGLPNKIGIKAVNASGLGEQITGSIIDQNGTEVNHFQTRHLGMGSFVLNPQPGFTYTAKVKFSDGSEKNVSLPLIRPNGYILSVNNVDKDKLSVKVIRSESLNDQKELKLVGQHGGTIQFSSKIKADKQMVNVSIPKKDLIEGILQLTLFSGDNVPLAERLVFIYHPEDRVLTKLETEKTSYAKRENVTVNLSSTYTGQPVSGSFSVSVTNTTAVKPDPENESNIFSTMLLTSDLVGYIEKPNYYFINEGPEVLQNLDNLMLTQGWRRILWKNVINNTPPPIRFQAEKAQTISGTITNYGGKPSPNSKVSLFSSSGGFFALDTLTDAQGRFSFDQLMFPEDTKFIVQARTAKDKKRVDIHMDIVPGQIVTRSKNNGDIEINVNEALSAYLQQSSNYFDELNKRGLLEKTLMLKEVQITEKKQQAKNSSNLNGAGKADAVITAEQLGTCVTLSQCLQGRVAGLIVRNGQAYLMRNGGSIPMTVMMDGMNMGSDFLDNINPVDIETIEVLKSIGNTAIYGMNGGGGVLVITTKRGGGNYSNVFTPGITTYSPKGFYIPREFYAPKYDAAVPDRKPDLRSTVYWAAQVPTNEQGKSSFNFFNTDEPGTYRVVIEGMDYMGRLGRAVYTYEVK; encoded by the coding sequence ATGAAACGTAAATTGTTTTATCCTTTTTTATTGATTGCCGGAATCTGCCTGGCTTTTGCTTCCCGAATTGATGGAGACCCCTTTGAGGCTCTTTTGGAGCGGATGAAAGCTTACAATAAAAAGTATGCACAGGAAAAGGTTCACCTTCATCTGGATAAACCATATTATGCGGTAGGAGATAACATCTGGTTTAAAGCCTATATCATCAATACGGAAACTCAGGAACCTTCAGACATTAGCAGAATCCTCTATGTAGAGCTGATCAATGAGAGGGATTCCTTGAAGAAACAATTGCGTTTACCTGTTGGAGGTGGCATCACCTGGGGAGACTTTAAGCTACCTGATTCCCTCGCAGAGGGGAATTACAGGATCAGAGCTTATACGCAATGGATGAGAAATGCAGGCCCTGAATTCTTCTTTGACAAAACTATAAAAATTGGAAATTCCTGGTCCAATACTGTATTTACCAACACCAGCTATACTTACACGAAAGAGAATTCGGGAGAAAAAGTCGAAGCAAAGATTGAGTTTAAGGACAAAAACGGGAAGCCGTATGCGGGCAATGATGTCAGATATGAAGTTCAGCTAAATTTCAGAAGCCTGTTTAAAGGCAAAGCCCTGACCAATGCAGAAGGAATTGCCTCGCTTAGCTTTTTAAATACTCAGCCATCCCTATATAAGTCGGGGAAAATCCTGGCTACCATCACTCTTTCAGATCAGAAGAAAATAACAAAAGAAATTCCGCTCAGGACAACCTCAAAAGATGTTGATGTTCAATTTTTTGCAGAGAGCGGAAATTTTGTAGAGGGGCTTCCAAACAAGATAGGGATAAAGGCAGTCAATGCTTCCGGTCTTGGGGAACAGATAACAGGAAGTATTATTGATCAAAACGGAACTGAAGTCAATCATTTTCAAACCAGGCACCTTGGAATGGGAAGTTTCGTCCTGAACCCGCAGCCCGGATTCACTTATACTGCAAAAGTTAAGTTTTCAGATGGCTCTGAGAAAAACGTGAGTTTACCTTTAATCCGTCCGAATGGATATATTCTAAGTGTAAATAATGTTGACAAAGACAAACTAAGCGTAAAAGTAATACGCTCTGAAAGCCTGAATGATCAAAAGGAGCTAAAACTGGTGGGACAGCATGGCGGCACGATACAGTTCAGTTCGAAAATAAAAGCGGATAAGCAGATGGTAAATGTTTCCATTCCTAAGAAAGATCTGATTGAGGGTATTCTTCAGCTTACCCTGTTCTCGGGCGACAATGTCCCTCTTGCAGAACGGCTTGTTTTCATATACCACCCCGAAGATCGCGTCCTGACCAAACTAGAAACAGAAAAGACCAGTTATGCGAAGAGAGAAAATGTAACCGTCAATCTAAGTAGTACTTATACGGGCCAGCCTGTCAGCGGTTCTTTCTCTGTTTCCGTGACCAATACCACGGCGGTAAAACCCGATCCTGAAAATGAAAGTAATATTTTCAGCACCATGCTCCTGACTTCGGACCTGGTTGGTTATATTGAGAAGCCCAATTACTATTTTATCAATGAAGGTCCTGAAGTACTACAAAACCTGGACAATTTAATGCTGACCCAGGGCTGGCGAAGGATTCTATGGAAAAATGTGATCAACAATACCCCTCCGCCGATCAGGTTTCAGGCAGAAAAGGCGCAAACGATCAGTGGAACCATTACTAACTATGGTGGAAAGCCTTCTCCAAACAGCAAAGTTTCTCTCTTTTCTTCTTCCGGTGGATTTTTTGCACTCGATACGCTTACCGATGCCCAGGGCAGGTTTAGCTTTGATCAGCTGATGTTTCCCGAGGATACCAAATTTATTGTGCAGGCACGTACTGCAAAAGATAAAAAGAGAGTAGACATCCATATGGACATTGTTCCGGGACAGATTGTGACCAGGAGCAAAAATAACGGAGATATAGAAATCAATGTCAATGAAGCTTTATCTGCTTATCTGCAACAGAGCAGCAATTATTTCGATGAGTTGAACAAACGCGGATTATTGGAAAAAACCCTGATGCTGAAGGAAGTTCAAATCACAGAAAAGAAGCAACAGGCAAAAAATTCATCCAACTTAAATGGTGCAGGAAAAGCCGACGCTGTGATTACTGCAGAGCAGCTGGGCACCTGTGTGACGCTAAGCCAATGTTTACAGGGGCGTGTTGCAGGACTGATTGTCCGGAATGGCCAGGCTTATCTGATGAGAAACGGAGGAAGCATACCAATGACCGTGATGATGGATGGGATGAATATGGGTTCAGATTTTCTGGACAACATCAACCCTGTAGATATAGAAACCATTGAGGTACTCAAATCTATAGGAAACACTGCCATCTATGGGATGAATGGTGGTGGAGGTGTTCTGGTCATTACCACCAAACGTGGTGGCGGAAATTACAGCAATGTTTTTACTCCCGGCATCACCACCTATTCTCCGAAAGGCTTTTATATTCCAAGAGAATTTTATGCTCCTAAATACGATGCTGCAGTTCCTGACCGTAAGCCAGACTTAAGAAGTACTGTTTACTGGGCAGCTCAGGTCCCTACCAATGAGCAAGGTAAATCGTCGTTCAATTTCTTTAATACCGATGAACCCGGAACTTATAGGGTTGTAATCGAAGGGATGGATTATATGGGACGCCTGGGAAGAGCCGTTTATACCTATGAAGTAAAATAA
- a CDS encoding SGNH/GDSL hydrolase family protein: MMTNTETEISYLAIGDSYTIGEDVPLESSFPYQLTEELKARGLKLTKPDIIAKTGWTTSELQDGIRSAELNRKYTMVTLLIGVNNQYRGEPKEKYRNEFKELLQTAITFANGNETHVFVVSIPDWGLTPFGMESGRDIRFVSSDIDAFNAINKEESLAEGVSYTDITVASRLVVSDKELIASDGLHPSPKMYLDWALKLAPVVMEKFK, translated from the coding sequence ATGATGACAAATACTGAAACTGAAATTTCTTACTTAGCCATAGGTGATTCTTATACCATCGGCGAAGATGTGCCATTAGAAAGCAGCTTCCCTTACCAGTTGACAGAAGAATTAAAAGCAAGAGGCCTGAAGCTGACTAAACCAGATATTATTGCTAAAACAGGCTGGACCACAAGTGAACTGCAAGATGGGATCAGGAGTGCAGAATTAAACCGGAAATATACAATGGTTACCTTGCTGATTGGTGTGAACAACCAGTACCGAGGAGAGCCAAAGGAAAAATACCGCAACGAGTTTAAAGAACTTCTGCAAACTGCGATAACCTTCGCGAATGGAAATGAAACTCATGTATTTGTGGTTTCCATCCCTGATTGGGGGCTTACTCCTTTTGGAATGGAAAGCGGTAGAGATATCCGTTTCGTCTCTTCGGATATTGATGCTTTTAATGCCATTAATAAAGAAGAAAGCCTGGCAGAGGGAGTTAGTTATACAGATATTACGGTCGCATCCCGCCTGGTCGTATCGGATAAAGAACTGATCGCTTCGGATGGTCTGCACCCTTCTCCAAAAATGTACCTGGACTGGGCCCTGAAACTGGCTCCGGTAGTGATGGAGAAATTTAAATGA
- a CDS encoding DUF4350 domain-containing protein — MKGMRLYLIGTGILLLLYLAGQYYKPKPTDWSPSYLKEDKIPFGLYVLNKEYQSIFPGTRMEISRLPVYNTLKDKKRKNTNYLIIAGAVRIDELDYKELVQFMKDGNQVFIATFDIGDYLKDTLNLNINSSLNYGKKKSVPINFVNPALKEKNAYVFDKGLGDLYFSRIDTSKAAVLGKNEKGEVNFVRYNFGAGALYVLPNPQLLSNYALLSPEGAAYAAKALSYLPVTETMIWDEHHTKGNLGEESLLRVLFKHDQLRWAYYLSMISLLIFVVFEMKRRQRIIPIIPKLTNSSVDFVRVVGKVYYQQRDNRDIASKKINYLLEFIRTTYRLKTNEIDEELINAVVLKSGENEHDTRQLFATIDEVNKSGRVSDHLLITLNKLIEKFYKQAQ; from the coding sequence ATGAAAGGGATGAGATTATACCTTATTGGGACGGGTATTTTGTTGCTCTTATACCTTGCAGGGCAATACTATAAGCCAAAACCTACGGATTGGAGCCCCAGTTATCTGAAGGAAGATAAGATCCCTTTTGGTTTGTATGTACTCAATAAGGAATATCAAAGTATATTTCCGGGAACCAGAATGGAAATTTCCAGGCTCCCGGTTTACAATACGCTAAAAGATAAAAAACGGAAGAATACCAATTACCTGATTATTGCCGGTGCAGTGCGTATTGATGAACTGGATTATAAGGAACTGGTTCAATTCATGAAAGATGGAAATCAGGTTTTTATAGCCACCTTCGATATCGGAGATTACCTGAAAGATACCTTGAACCTGAATATCAATTCTTCCCTGAATTATGGTAAAAAGAAAAGTGTGCCGATTAATTTTGTCAATCCTGCCCTAAAAGAAAAAAATGCTTATGTCTTTGATAAAGGCCTGGGCGACCTCTACTTTAGCAGGATAGATACATCCAAAGCTGCCGTTCTGGGAAAAAATGAAAAAGGAGAGGTCAACTTTGTCCGGTATAATTTCGGCGCGGGTGCATTGTATGTTTTACCAAATCCCCAATTATTAAGTAATTATGCTTTGCTGAGCCCGGAGGGGGCAGCATATGCGGCAAAGGCACTTTCCTATCTGCCGGTAACAGAGACGATGATCTGGGACGAACACCATACAAAAGGAAATCTTGGCGAGGAGAGCTTGTTGAGGGTGCTTTTTAAACATGATCAGTTGCGATGGGCCTATTACCTGTCTATGATCAGCTTACTGATTTTTGTGGTTTTTGAAATGAAACGCAGACAAAGGATCATTCCCATTATCCCTAAACTGACAAATTCGTCGGTCGACTTTGTGAGAGTCGTGGGTAAAGTTTATTATCAACAACGTGATAACCGTGATATCGCTTCGAAAAAAATCAACTATCTGCTGGAATTTATACGGACAACATACCGCTTAAAAACCAATGAAATAGATGAAGAGCTGATCAATGCGGTCGTACTTAAATCCGGAGAGAACGAACATGACACCCGACAGCTATTTGCCACCATTGATGAAGTCAATAAATCGGGTAGAGTAAGTGATCACTTGTTGATCACATTAAACAAATTAATAGAAAAATTTTATAAGCAAGCCCAATAA
- a CDS encoding RDD family protein, which translates to METIKVNTSQHVAIDYPVAGLGERIAARLIDLAAFFGLYILFAVLGMLTGEGTTIIVLLILLGTLYVFYNLICEVFMNGQSVGKRLMKIKVISLDGSQASIGQYFIRWLFRLVDFVLTAQIGGLIAIALSDHKQRIGDMVAGTTLIKTVQRTNIDQIAFHPVQEEYTPVFKNADLLSDREIELVHEVIRTYYKTFNTDLIYAMSAKLTGLLAVSLPEGMNELNFLNTVIKDYNYITSQSE; encoded by the coding sequence ATGGAAACAATTAAGGTAAATACCAGTCAGCACGTCGCTATTGATTATCCCGTTGCCGGATTAGGGGAACGGATTGCTGCAAGACTCATAGACCTGGCTGCTTTTTTTGGATTATATATCTTATTTGCCGTTTTGGGGATGTTAACAGGCGAGGGAACCACTATTATTGTTTTGCTGATCCTCCTTGGTACCCTTTATGTTTTTTATAACCTCATTTGTGAGGTATTTATGAATGGGCAGAGTGTTGGAAAAAGATTAATGAAGATCAAGGTCATCAGCTTAGACGGAAGTCAGGCTAGTATCGGGCAATATTTTATCCGGTGGTTGTTCAGGCTGGTAGATTTTGTACTGACTGCCCAGATTGGTGGTTTAATTGCGATAGCTCTATCAGATCATAAGCAACGGATCGGAGATATGGTGGCCGGAACCACCTTGATTAAAACCGTTCAGCGAACCAATATTGATCAGATTGCTTTTCATCCGGTCCAGGAAGAATATACCCCTGTTTTCAAAAATGCGGATCTGCTAAGCGACCGTGAGATTGAGCTTGTACATGAGGTGATCCGCACCTATTATAAAACATTTAATACGGATCTGATTTATGCCATGTCTGCAAAGCTCACCGGACTTTTAGCCGTCAGTCTGCCGGAGGGAATGAACGAGCTTAATTTTCTCAACACCGTTATTAAAGACTACAACTATATCACTTCTCAGTCTGAATGA
- a CDS encoding stage II sporulation protein M, translating into MREALFVKQNSEKWKHYEQMRTENSDELAERFIDITNDLAYANTFYPKSKTTAYLNGLASVLHQSIYKNKKEEGNRFVTFWKTELPVLFYTYRKQLRYSLLFFLLSASIGVLSAKYDDSFVRLILGDGYVNMTNENIAKGDPFGVYKRQGEVEMFLMIAANNTYVSLLMFVSGIFLSIGPVFFMLRNGVMIGAFEYYFFSKGLGAESVLTIWIHGTLEISAIIIAGAAGLVLGHGLLFPKTYTRFQAFKNSAKDGTKIALGLIPIILVAAFFEGFITRHTEMPLFLSISILAGSLLFVIWYVILYPLKLHKRYQTIENV; encoded by the coding sequence ATGAGAGAAGCATTATTTGTTAAGCAAAATTCGGAGAAATGGAAGCATTACGAGCAAATGCGAACGGAGAACTCAGATGAGCTTGCGGAGCGTTTCATCGACATCACCAATGACCTGGCTTATGCAAATACTTTTTACCCTAAATCAAAGACCACAGCCTATCTCAATGGCTTAGCTTCTGTTTTACACCAGTCTATTTATAAAAATAAAAAAGAAGAGGGAAACAGATTTGTCACTTTCTGGAAAACAGAACTGCCTGTACTGTTCTATACTTACCGCAAGCAGTTACGCTACTCCCTGCTATTTTTCCTTCTTTCCGCTTCAATCGGAGTACTCTCCGCTAAATACGATGACTCTTTTGTCAGACTTATTCTGGGAGATGGTTATGTAAACATGACAAATGAAAATATTGCAAAAGGAGATCCATTTGGGGTATATAAACGACAGGGAGAAGTTGAAATGTTTCTGATGATCGCTGCAAATAATACTTATGTTTCCCTGTTGATGTTTGTCAGCGGAATTTTTCTCTCCATCGGGCCGGTTTTTTTTATGCTGAGAAACGGAGTGATGATCGGAGCATTTGAGTATTATTTTTTTAGTAAAGGCCTGGGTGCTGAATCTGTGCTGACCATCTGGATTCATGGAACACTGGAAATCTCAGCAATCATCATTGCCGGTGCTGCTGGATTGGTACTCGGTCATGGATTGCTCTTTCCTAAAACATATACCCGCTTTCAGGCTTTCAAAAACAGTGCGAAAGACGGAACCAAAATTGCCCTGGGCTTAATTCCCATTATATTGGTCGCTGCCTTCTTTGAAGGCTTCATTACCCGACATACAGAGATGCCGCTTTTCCTCAGTATCAGTATTCTGGCAGGCTCTCTGTTATTCGTCATCTGGTATGTGATCCTATACCCATTAAAACTTCATAAACGCTATCAAACTATAGAAAATGTCTGA
- the dcd gene encoding dCTP deaminase, with translation MILSDKRILEEIEKGTIIIEPFKAECLGTNSYDVHLGKYLATYKDRILDAKAHNKIEHFEIPKDGYVLQPGTLYLGVTLEYTETHAHIPFLEGKSSTGRLGIDIHATAGKGDVGFCNTWTLEISCAQPVRIYAGMPIGQLIYFKVEGEIETMYNNKISAKYNNKTTKPVESMMWKNKF, from the coding sequence ATGATACTTTCCGACAAACGAATTCTGGAAGAAATAGAGAAGGGCACCATCATTATTGAACCTTTTAAGGCCGAATGTCTTGGCACAAACTCTTATGACGTCCATTTAGGCAAATACCTGGCCACTTATAAAGATAGAATACTTGATGCAAAAGCGCACAATAAAATAGAGCATTTTGAGATCCCGAAAGATGGTTATGTTTTACAACCTGGTACACTTTACCTTGGTGTAACGCTGGAATACACAGAAACACATGCACACATTCCTTTTTTAGAGGGTAAGTCGAGCACCGGACGTCTGGGTATAGACATCCATGCAACTGCCGGAAAGGGAGATGTTGGTTTCTGCAACACCTGGACACTGGAAATTTCCTGCGCACAACCAGTAAGAATATATGCAGGAATGCCTATCGGCCAACTGATTTACTTTAAAGTAGAGGGCGAAATTGAAACAATGTATAACAATAAGATCAGTGCTAAATACAATAATAAAACGACTAAGCCAGTAGAGAGTATGATGTGGAAAAACAAATTCTAA
- a CDS encoding enoyl-CoA hydratase/isomerase family protein, producing the protein MNTIKVTIKDHLALITLDRGRSNALNREMITELNDMLNNIVSDQNIAGAIITGKENFFSAGLDLIELYNYSEAEAESFWHLFLDFIANITSFRKPLVAAINGHSPAGGCVIALACDYRIMAEGKAIIGLNEVPVGIIVPNSIFHLYSFWIGNAHASRSLLEGKLFTPEEALQVGLVDELVNPESILTAAERRIRKYMGMERNTWEQSKLNIRKDLIAATRANQDEALALMLKQWWAPTTRNILKTIIDNLQKK; encoded by the coding sequence ATGAATACCATTAAAGTCACGATAAAAGACCATTTAGCACTAATTACATTAGACCGCGGAAGATCTAATGCCCTGAACCGCGAAATGATTACCGAACTGAATGACATGCTGAACAATATTGTTTCAGATCAAAACATTGCAGGAGCCATCATCACCGGTAAAGAGAATTTCTTTTCTGCCGGATTGGACCTGATTGAACTTTACAATTATTCCGAAGCCGAGGCAGAATCATTCTGGCATCTGTTTCTGGACTTTATCGCCAACATTACCTCTTTCAGAAAACCACTGGTAGCCGCTATAAACGGGCATAGCCCGGCGGGGGGATGTGTGATTGCATTGGCTTGTGATTATCGGATTATGGCAGAAGGGAAAGCCATTATCGGCCTTAATGAAGTTCCTGTAGGCATCATTGTTCCAAATTCTATATTCCATCTTTATTCTTTCTGGATTGGCAATGCCCATGCTTCGAGAAGTCTGCTGGAAGGAAAATTGTTCACACCAGAGGAAGCTTTACAGGTTGGTCTGGTTGATGAGCTGGTAAATCCGGAGAGTATACTTACTGCTGCGGAACGCAGGATCAGGAAATATATGGGTATGGAGAGAAACACCTGGGAACAGAGCAAACTGAATATCCGAAAGGACCTTATTGCAGCAACACGCGCCAATCAGGATGAAGCACTGGCACTGATGCTGAAACAATGGTGGGCACCTACTACCAGAAATATTTTAAAGACAATTATTGATAACCTGCAAAAGAAATAG
- a CDS encoding 4'-phosphopantetheinyl transferase family protein → MPVVFNKNIDENTILAVWKIEETEEQLLSGLQLKQHELDFISSLNNGKRLLHWLSTRVLLRTMLNTSEYIDCQMDEHGKPFLPNLDYHISLSHSYDYAAVIIGKNRKVGVDIELIKHKIKSIRHKFLSDIELAQKQIGDNINGLYVCWCAKEAIYKWNGRKGLEFKQDIHIKPFKLKAEGNLNALVDLPDGTRELSVNYFKTSDGYMLGYVVA, encoded by the coding sequence ATGCCCGTAGTTTTTAATAAAAATATTGACGAGAATACCATACTTGCAGTATGGAAAATCGAAGAGACTGAAGAGCAGCTGCTTTCCGGCCTGCAACTGAAACAGCATGAGCTGGATTTCATTTCTTCCTTGAACAATGGGAAACGTTTGCTGCACTGGTTAAGTACACGTGTACTGCTTAGAACTATGCTCAATACCTCTGAGTATATCGATTGCCAGATGGACGAACATGGTAAACCCTTCCTCCCTAATCTTGATTACCACATTTCCCTGAGCCACTCTTATGATTATGCGGCAGTGATTATTGGTAAAAACAGAAAAGTAGGGGTAGATATTGAACTCATCAAACACAAGATCAAAAGCATCAGACATAAATTCCTGTCGGATATTGAACTTGCGCAAAAACAGATCGGCGACAATATCAATGGACTATACGTATGTTGGTGTGCTAAAGAAGCCATCTATAAATGGAATGGGAGAAAAGGACTGGAGTTTAAACAAGATATCCACATCAAGCCATTTAAACTGAAAGCTGAAGGAAACCTGAATGCCCTGGTTGATCTACCTGATGGGACCAGAGAGCTTAGCGTCAACTATTTTAAAACCAGTGATGGTTATATGTTGGGCTATGTAGTGGCTTAA
- a CDS encoding DUF4129 domain-containing protein, with amino-acid sequence MRRLFLIFMLIIVTIGGFAAPMVQKPGPKRLSNDSSKMILRNFDKEKIKAYTEQPEFSYKETPPEGRSLWSRFWRWFWDWFSRILENEVSGGLIKYGIIIALVGLVVFIIMKAMGLDLKIFTGKSKAIDVPYSESLENIHEINFRSEIEKAVAAGNYRLAVRLFYLHSLKVMNDNQMISWQPEKTNQTYVEEIADPDKRKQFGALTTRFEYIWYGEFFIDKESFAEVKSDFDRFNRRGA; translated from the coding sequence ATGCGCAGACTGTTTTTAATCTTTATGCTCATTATCGTGACCATCGGTGGCTTTGCTGCCCCCATGGTACAAAAGCCTGGCCCAAAGCGGCTCAGTAATGACAGCAGTAAGATGATCCTGCGTAATTTCGATAAAGAAAAGATTAAGGCATATACAGAACAGCCTGAATTCAGCTATAAAGAAACGCCGCCTGAAGGCCGTAGCCTGTGGAGCCGGTTCTGGCGTTGGTTCTGGGATTGGTTTTCCAGGATTTTAGAGAATGAGGTATCTGGTGGACTTATAAAATATGGGATCATTATTGCCTTGGTAGGACTGGTTGTCTTTATCATTATGAAGGCAATGGGATTGGACCTGAAAATTTTTACAGGGAAATCTAAAGCGATTGATGTTCCCTACTCAGAGTCTCTGGAAAATATTCATGAAATCAATTTCCGGTCTGAAATAGAAAAAGCCGTAGCGGCGGGAAACTACAGATTGGCGGTGAGGCTCTTTTATCTCCATTCTTTAAAAGTGATGAACGATAATCAGATGATCAGTTGGCAACCGGAAAAAACCAATCAGACCTACGTAGAGGAAATCGCTGACCCCGATAAAAGAAAACAATTTGGCGCATTAACCACCCGGTTTGAATACATCTGGTACGGAGAATTTTTCATTGATAAGGAAAGCTTTGCTGAAGTAAAAAGCGATTTTGACCGGTTTAACAGAAGGGGAGCATGA
- a CDS encoding DUF2752 domain-containing protein: MIYLLSAWSSFLDQADTFFLTCPFKYLTGFDCPGCGFQRAVLALIQGNITESFQLYPPTIPLLITFIVGPVANYTAKGNSDKLIKILFLITGSIVVVNYLFKIFSSHTHS; the protein is encoded by the coding sequence ATGATATACCTGCTATCCGCCTGGTCTTCTTTTTTAGATCAGGCGGATACTTTTTTTCTAACCTGCCCATTTAAATATCTCACTGGTTTTGATTGCCCTGGCTGCGGTTTTCAACGCGCTGTTCTTGCCCTGATCCAGGGAAATATCACGGAAAGTTTTCAGCTCTACCCCCCAACAATCCCATTGTTAATCACTTTTATTGTCGGCCCGGTCGCCAACTATACCGCTAAAGGAAATAGTGATAAACTGATTAAAATATTGTTCCTGATTACGGGGTCAATTGTTGTAGTCAATTATCTCTTCAAAATATTTTCTTCCCATACACATTCCTGA